From a single Marinobacter sp. SS13-12 genomic region:
- the phaC gene encoding class I poly(R)-hydroxyalkanoic acid synthase: protein MSTKPVKSPSGGDEQQTVPKALVSAGVHGTRLITRSVLRRLKGGRPNPVSLKSMAKPFVRFTIKFATQPDAVITSQMRLVQNTAILGSGAAMSLISREPMRVAAPERGDGRFKDIAWTDRAYFNFLQQAYLMSDRWIMDTIDDVRGLDEHDRHKVRFFTSQVTAALSPSNFVLTNPEVLRTTVDTRGRNLVRGLANFLRDLDDADGQMFFRMSDPKAFEVGRNLADTPGDVIYQNDLMQLIQYRPTTETVHRRPLMVVPPWINKYYILDLGAKKSFIRYWVEKGHTVFVISWVNPGKEHADKGFEDYMLEGPVAALDAIEKATGEREVNAVGYCIGGTLLGCALAWLAARGDDRVKSATFFNSLLDFSDVGDIEVFIDEDMISKMEKAMKKQGYLDGVSMATAFSMLRANSLIWSFYINNYLLGRETPPFDLLHWNTDCTRLPGAMHSFYLRNMYLENRLGKPGGITLAGTPIDLSQVKVPAYFASAIEDHIALWKSCYKGSRYLGGPVRFVLGGSGHIAGIINPPYQNKYGYRINENTDLSPDEWLSGAEEFEGSWWPDWVKWAEQFSGGEVPARTPGDGELPVIEPAPGSYVRNEPAPEAPKPRKRNTTAARRTTRKPAAGKSPQRQRSRKPAKTG from the coding sequence ATGTCCACTAAACCTGTCAAGTCGCCGTCCGGCGGTGATGAACAACAAACGGTGCCCAAAGCTCTGGTCAGTGCGGGGGTACATGGCACCCGCCTGATCACGCGCTCAGTGTTAAGGCGCCTGAAAGGCGGCCGGCCCAATCCGGTCAGCCTCAAGAGCATGGCGAAACCCTTCGTGCGCTTCACCATAAAATTTGCCACCCAGCCGGATGCGGTCATTACTTCCCAGATGCGTCTGGTGCAGAACACGGCCATCCTGGGTAGCGGTGCGGCAATGAGTCTGATCAGCCGGGAGCCGATGCGAGTGGCGGCCCCTGAGCGGGGTGACGGTCGCTTCAAGGACATCGCCTGGACCGATCGCGCCTATTTCAACTTTCTCCAGCAGGCTTACCTGATGTCGGATCGCTGGATCATGGACACCATTGACGATGTCCGTGGTCTTGATGAGCACGACCGCCATAAAGTCCGCTTCTTTACCAGCCAGGTTACTGCAGCGTTGTCACCCAGCAACTTTGTTCTGACCAATCCCGAGGTGCTGCGCACGACTGTGGACACCAGGGGTCGCAACCTCGTGCGTGGCCTCGCCAATTTTCTGCGGGATCTTGACGACGCCGATGGCCAGATGTTCTTCAGAATGTCGGACCCGAAAGCTTTCGAGGTTGGCAGAAACCTGGCCGATACGCCGGGCGATGTCATCTACCAGAATGATCTGATGCAGCTCATACAGTATCGACCAACAACCGAGACCGTGCATCGTCGGCCGCTTATGGTAGTACCGCCCTGGATCAACAAGTATTACATTCTGGACCTGGGTGCGAAAAAGTCGTTTATCCGCTACTGGGTCGAGAAGGGCCACACGGTTTTCGTCATTTCCTGGGTAAACCCGGGCAAGGAGCATGCCGACAAGGGCTTCGAGGACTACATGCTTGAGGGCCCGGTAGCCGCCCTGGATGCCATTGAGAAAGCCACCGGTGAGCGTGAGGTCAACGCCGTCGGCTACTGTATTGGCGGCACATTGCTGGGTTGCGCGCTTGCCTGGCTGGCAGCCCGCGGCGACGACCGAGTGAAGAGCGCCACCTTCTTCAACAGCCTGTTGGATTTTTCAGACGTTGGCGATATAGAGGTCTTCATTGATGAAGACATGATCAGCAAGATGGAAAAGGCCATGAAGAAGCAGGGCTATCTTGATGGCGTCTCCATGGCCACTGCGTTCAGCATGCTGCGCGCCAACAGCCTTATCTGGTCTTTCTATATCAATAATTACCTGCTGGGCCGGGAAACACCCCCCTTCGACCTGTTGCACTGGAACACAGACTGCACCCGGCTGCCCGGTGCCATGCACAGTTTCTACCTGCGCAACATGTATCTTGAAAATCGTCTGGGCAAGCCTGGCGGCATTACCCTTGCCGGAACACCGATTGACCTCTCGCAGGTGAAAGTGCCTGCCTATTTTGCCTCCGCCATCGAGGATCACATTGCACTCTGGAAGTCCTGCTACAAAGGCTCACGCTATCTCGGCGGGCCGGTTCGCTTTGTGTTGGGTGGTTCTGGCCATATTGCCGGAATCATCAACCCGCCTTACCAGAACAAATACGGTTATCGGATAAACGAGAACACCGACCTGTCACCGGATGAGTGGCTCTCCGGAGCGGAGGAATTCGAAGGCTCCTGGTGGCCAGATTGGGTCAAGTGGGCAGAGCAGTTCAGTGGCGGTGAAGTGCCGGCGCGAACCCCGGGCGACGGAGAACTACCTGTTATCGAGCCTGCACCCGGCTCCTATGTGCGCAATGAGCCGGCTCCGGAGGCACCCAAACCACGCAAACGCAATACCACCGCCGCCAGGCGCACAACCCGCAAGCCGGCAGCGGGCAAATCCCCCCAGCGCCAAAGAAGCCGAAAACCCGCCAAAACGGGTTGA
- a CDS encoding protein adenylyltransferase SelO family protein codes for MENRSPRTTSFEVTSLEELAPMADYSLMDNLNCDPEADPDGVDHMPRQVFTGHYVPVRPTPIEAPEYVAHSEDLFRELGFADSLAQSTDFVRMFSGDLAQVPEPMRKVGWACGYALSIYGTEYTQQCPFQTGNGYGDGRAISVLEGVFNGRRREMQLKGGGRTPYCRGADGRAVLRSSVREFLAQEHMHALGVPTSRSLSLYVSKTEKVMRPWYSEGSRMRDPDQMIAEPVAISTRVAPSFIRVGQLELFSRRARRQEHPKAMEELEQLVLHLIDREYAGVIDQSLDTPTKVVMLAREFRGRLASLVANWIRVGYCQGNFNSDNCAAGGFTLDYGPFGFCEVFDPLYQPWTGGGQHFSFLNQPVAAERNFRMFCLALQPLLNAHQREMAQLEEIHAGFPEVMKAEMEKMWAAKLGLDAFDAGLFRELMALMTQTPVDYTLFFRELSSIPDDIEPLKKSFYRPPNEAGAADSAALFRRWAQWLTEWKSRIGRTREMKVVNPKYTMREWLVVPVYQQAAEGHYQPLKTLQGVLTQPYAEQSERAEEQYYRLKPSELFDLGGFSYYSCSS; via the coding sequence ATGGAGAATCGCTCACCGCGAACAACGAGCTTCGAAGTCACCAGCCTCGAAGAGCTGGCGCCGATGGCTGACTACTCGCTGATGGATAATCTGAACTGTGATCCCGAAGCAGATCCGGATGGCGTCGACCACATGCCGAGGCAGGTCTTTACGGGGCATTATGTGCCAGTCAGGCCAACGCCAATCGAAGCCCCGGAATACGTTGCTCACAGCGAAGATCTGTTCCGCGAGTTGGGCTTTGCTGACAGCCTGGCTCAGTCCACGGACTTTGTCCGGATGTTTTCTGGGGACCTTGCACAGGTTCCGGAGCCGATGCGCAAGGTCGGTTGGGCGTGTGGCTATGCGCTGTCCATCTACGGCACTGAATACACCCAGCAGTGCCCGTTTCAGACCGGCAATGGCTATGGTGATGGGCGAGCAATTTCGGTGCTTGAGGGTGTTTTCAACGGTCGACGTCGGGAAATGCAGTTAAAGGGGGGCGGCCGGACACCATACTGCCGCGGCGCTGATGGCCGGGCTGTTCTAAGATCGAGTGTTCGCGAGTTCCTGGCACAGGAGCATATGCACGCGCTGGGCGTGCCGACCTCCCGATCCTTGAGCCTTTACGTATCGAAAACCGAAAAGGTGATGAGGCCCTGGTATTCGGAGGGCTCCCGTATGAGGGATCCGGACCAGATGATTGCAGAGCCAGTTGCAATTTCCACCCGTGTGGCACCGTCATTCATCCGGGTGGGCCAGCTCGAGCTCTTCAGTCGTCGTGCCCGGAGGCAGGAACATCCCAAAGCGATGGAGGAGCTCGAGCAGCTCGTACTTCATCTGATCGATCGGGAGTACGCTGGTGTCATTGATCAATCACTCGATACTCCCACAAAAGTCGTGATGCTGGCGCGTGAGTTTCGCGGCCGTCTTGCCTCCCTGGTTGCGAACTGGATTCGTGTCGGTTATTGCCAGGGCAACTTTAATAGTGACAACTGCGCCGCTGGCGGCTTCACGCTGGATTATGGTCCTTTCGGGTTCTGCGAAGTATTTGACCCTCTCTACCAACCATGGACGGGTGGAGGACAGCACTTCTCCTTCCTGAATCAACCTGTGGCAGCGGAACGGAACTTCAGGATGTTCTGTTTGGCCCTGCAGCCTCTACTGAACGCCCATCAGAGGGAGATGGCTCAGCTCGAGGAAATTCATGCAGGTTTCCCGGAGGTGATGAAGGCGGAAATGGAAAAGATGTGGGCAGCGAAGCTGGGGCTTGACGCCTTTGACGCCGGCCTCTTCAGGGAGCTTATGGCGCTGATGACGCAAACGCCAGTGGACTACACCCTCTTTTTCCGGGAGCTGTCTTCGATACCTGACGACATTGAGCCACTCAAGAAGAGTTTTTACAGGCCGCCGAATGAAGCAGGGGCAGCCGATTCAGCAGCGCTGTTCAGGCGCTGGGCACAATGGCTCACTGAGTGGAAATCGCGTATCGGGCGCACCCGGGAGATGAAAGTCGTCAATCCGAAATACACGATGCGGGAGTGGTTGGTCGTGCCCGTCTATCAACAGGCAGCCGAGGGCCACTACCAGCCACTCAAAACGCTGCAGGGAGTATTGACACAACCATACGCCGAGCAATCAGAAAGGGCCGAGGAGCAATACTACAGACTGAAGCCGTCAGAATTGTTCGATCTCGGCGGGTTTTCCTATTACAGCTGTTCGTCGTAA
- the lpxB gene encoding lipid-A-disaccharide synthase: MTDHPENPVISTRKVTFAIVAGEASGDILGAGLIRSLRHRYPHARFVGIGGEEMVAEGFHSLVPMERLSVMGLVEVLGRIRELFSIRARLMDYLLATPPDVVIGIDSPDFTLGIERRCRDAGMLTAHYVSPSVWAWRQKRIFKIAKSVNLMLTLFPFEARFYEEHNIPVAFVGHPLADRIPMTPDTAGARKALGLRDDAPVLAILPGSRGGEVERLGTLFLEAARWIQGKRPDLQLVIPCVNREREQQVRALVEALDVKLEVTIVRGRSREVMASSDVVLLASGTATLEAMLLKKPMVVGYRLSGLSFALVSRLVKVPHVALPNLLAREPLVPEFLQDDATPETLGEAVLERLENETERARLTEAFSHLHEQLRQNADEQAATALSALIEGKQP, translated from the coding sequence GTGACGGACCATCCCGAAAATCCCGTAATCAGTACCCGCAAAGTCACCTTTGCCATCGTGGCCGGAGAAGCCTCCGGCGATATCCTCGGCGCGGGCCTGATTCGCTCGCTCCGGCACCGATATCCTCATGCCCGTTTCGTGGGCATTGGCGGCGAGGAAATGGTGGCTGAAGGCTTTCACTCGCTGGTGCCCATGGAACGGCTTTCCGTTATGGGGCTGGTGGAAGTGCTTGGCCGCATCCGTGAGCTGTTCAGCATTCGTGCCCGTTTGATGGACTATCTGCTGGCAACGCCGCCGGATGTGGTGATCGGCATCGATTCCCCGGATTTTACCCTGGGCATTGAACGGCGATGCCGTGATGCCGGCATGCTCACCGCCCACTATGTCAGCCCCTCGGTCTGGGCCTGGCGCCAGAAGCGTATCTTCAAGATTGCCAAATCCGTCAACCTCATGCTGACGCTGTTTCCCTTCGAAGCGCGATTCTACGAAGAGCACAACATTCCCGTGGCCTTTGTGGGCCACCCCCTGGCAGACAGAATCCCGATGACGCCGGATACCGCCGGCGCCCGCAAGGCGTTGGGGCTGCGCGACGACGCACCTGTGCTGGCCATCCTGCCCGGAAGCCGGGGAGGGGAGGTTGAACGCCTTGGCACCCTGTTTCTGGAAGCCGCACGCTGGATCCAGGGCAAACGTCCTGACCTGCAACTGGTGATTCCGTGCGTCAACCGGGAGCGGGAGCAGCAGGTCCGGGCGCTGGTGGAGGCCCTGGATGTGAAGCTGGAGGTGACCATTGTGCGTGGCCGTTCGCGGGAAGTGATGGCATCGTCGGATGTGGTCCTGCTGGCCTCCGGAACCGCAACGCTCGAAGCCATGTTGCTCAAGAAGCCCATGGTCGTCGGGTACCGGTTAAGCGGCCTCAGTTTTGCGTTGGTATCGCGGCTGGTGAAGGTGCCCCACGTGGCGCTGCCCAACCTGCTTGCCCGTGAGCCTTTGGTGCCGGAATTTCTGCAGGATGACGCCACACCAGAGACCCTGGGCGAAGCCGTTCTCGAGCGCCTGGAAAACGAAACCGAACGCGCCCGCCTCACCGAAGCCTTCTCCCACCTGCATGAACAGTTACGGCAGAATGCTGACGAGCAGGCAGCAACTGCTCTTTCAGCATTGATCGAAGGTAAGCAGCCATGA
- the phaZ gene encoding polyhydroxyalkanoate depolymerase encodes MMYLTHEMSRLALTPARLLASGHSKILRHPLNPWSRVPGTRSIASALNVFGDLTRRYPKPSFNLDTTVCDGETVLVNETIVKRKPFCQLKHFQRNVDRPDDPKLLIVAPLSGHYASLLKGTVETMLPGHDVYITDWRDASMVPISEGNFGLDDYIDYVIDFINHIGPDTHVLAVCQPVVPVLAATALMAQDNHPSAPRSLALMSGPVDGRVDPTEPCELAKKHKLSWFKRNLIHTVPAPYPGTMRKVYPGFLQLTGFINMNFDRHLDAYRGLFRSIRDDDAEEVTRHREFYDEYLAVMDLPDAYYLETIERVFQEFHLARGCFKHRGRLVDPSAIEKTALMTIEGEKDDISSPGQTRAAHKLCTNIPDDRRAHHLQPGVGHYGTFNGRRWRDEIAPKLQKFIRSA; translated from the coding sequence ATGATGTATTTAACGCACGAAATGAGCCGTCTTGCCCTGACCCCGGCCCGCCTGCTGGCCAGTGGTCATAGCAAAATCCTTCGTCACCCGCTGAATCCCTGGTCCAGGGTTCCTGGCACCCGCAGTATTGCCTCGGCCCTCAACGTGTTTGGGGACCTGACCAGGCGTTATCCCAAACCGTCCTTCAATCTGGACACAACGGTTTGCGACGGCGAGACGGTTCTGGTCAACGAAACCATCGTCAAGCGCAAGCCCTTTTGTCAGCTGAAGCATTTCCAGCGCAACGTTGATCGTCCGGATGACCCCAAGCTGCTTATCGTAGCACCGCTGTCCGGCCATTATGCGTCGCTTCTCAAGGGCACTGTAGAAACCATGTTGCCGGGCCACGATGTGTACATTACCGATTGGCGTGATGCCAGTATGGTGCCCATTTCGGAGGGCAACTTCGGGCTCGACGACTATATTGATTATGTGATTGATTTTATTAATCACATCGGCCCCGACACACACGTTTTGGCGGTCTGCCAGCCAGTAGTGCCGGTGCTCGCGGCCACCGCCTTGATGGCCCAGGATAATCATCCGTCAGCGCCGCGTTCTCTGGCGCTGATGAGCGGCCCGGTAGACGGACGGGTTGATCCGACAGAACCCTGCGAACTGGCCAAGAAACATAAACTCTCGTGGTTCAAGCGCAACCTGATCCATACCGTGCCGGCGCCTTACCCGGGCACCATGCGCAAGGTTTATCCCGGCTTTTTGCAGCTGACGGGGTTCATCAACATGAACTTCGACCGCCATCTGGATGCCTATCGGGGACTGTTCAGGTCCATTCGGGATGATGACGCGGAAGAGGTCACCCGCCACAGGGAGTTTTACGACGAATATCTGGCGGTGATGGACCTTCCTGACGCCTACTACCTGGAAACCATTGAGCGGGTATTCCAGGAATTCCATCTGGCTCGGGGCTGTTTCAAGCATCGTGGCAGGCTGGTAGACCCCAGTGCGATTGAGAAAACCGCGTTGATGACCATAGAGGGCGAAAAAGACGACATTTCCAGCCCGGGCCAGACCCGCGCAGCCCACAAACTCTGCACCAATATTCCCGACGACCGCCGGGCGCACCACCTGCAGCCGGGAGTTGGCCATTATGGCACCTTCAACGGCCGCCGCTGGCGCGACGAAATCGCCCCGAAGTTGCAGAAGTTCATTCGCAGCGCCTGA
- a CDS encoding DNA repair exonuclease: protein MPKFLHTADWQMGRAFSRFETEDGAALVEARFEAIEKLARLANEHQCDAVLVAGDVFDAQTVADRTIRRVFNATRAFTGPWVMLPGNHDAALAESVWTRARRLDAVPDNVHLALEPGVINLEPQGLALLCAPLTQRNTYSDLTETFDNCETPEGLARVGLAHGSVQGLLPDEIDSTNPILPNRAETAHLDYLALGDWHGTKQIDERTWYSGTPEPERFRNNGAGYALIVNVSGPGESPTVTPVETARYQWHQWRENLTVESDLDQLLDKLQALPEPSVVDLRLEGSVTLAGEEKLINALSVAEARFRSIQCDRSGLQLEPTDDDIAALKADGYVGEVIEHLRIRQQDDDAEAARDALAILAGLLKDRKQEASE from the coding sequence ATGCCAAAGTTTTTACACACGGCAGACTGGCAAATGGGGCGGGCGTTCAGCCGCTTCGAAACAGAAGACGGTGCCGCTCTGGTTGAGGCCCGCTTTGAGGCCATTGAAAAACTCGCACGGCTGGCCAACGAACATCAGTGCGATGCGGTGCTGGTGGCCGGGGACGTGTTTGACGCCCAGACCGTCGCCGACCGGACCATTCGCCGCGTGTTCAACGCCACCAGAGCATTCACCGGCCCCTGGGTAATGCTGCCCGGCAATCATGATGCCGCGCTGGCGGAAAGCGTCTGGACCCGGGCCAGGCGCCTTGACGCGGTACCTGACAATGTCCATCTTGCCCTGGAGCCGGGTGTCATCAACCTGGAGCCACAGGGTCTGGCGCTTCTCTGCGCCCCTCTGACGCAGCGCAACACCTACAGTGACCTCACCGAAACCTTCGATAATTGTGAAACCCCGGAAGGTCTGGCCCGGGTTGGTCTGGCCCACGGCAGTGTGCAGGGCCTGCTGCCCGACGAGATCGACTCCACTAACCCCATATTGCCGAACCGTGCAGAAACCGCCCACCTGGACTACCTCGCCCTTGGCGATTGGCACGGCACCAAACAGATTGATGAACGCACCTGGTACAGCGGCACACCGGAACCGGAGCGTTTCCGCAACAACGGTGCCGGTTACGCCCTGATCGTTAATGTGTCGGGGCCGGGTGAATCGCCAACTGTCACGCCCGTCGAAACCGCCCGCTACCAATGGCACCAGTGGCGGGAAAACCTGACGGTTGAATCGGACCTGGACCAGCTGCTGGACAAGCTACAGGCATTGCCCGAGCCCTCCGTGGTGGATCTTCGTCTGGAAGGCTCGGTGACCCTGGCCGGTGAAGAGAAGCTGATCAATGCGCTGTCCGTGGCCGAGGCCAGGTTCCGCAGCATCCAGTGTGATCGCAGTGGACTGCAGCTCGAGCCCACCGATGACGATATTGCCGCCCTGAAGGCGGATGGCTACGTAGGGGAGGTGATCGAACATCTCAGAATCCGACAGCAGGATGACGATGCCGAAGCCGCACGGGATGCACTCGCCATTCTGGCAGGCTTGCTGAAAGACCGGAAACAGGAGGCCAGCGAATGA
- the rnhB gene encoding ribonuclease HII: MSKRPLPPFECRYQGRLLAGVDEVGRGPLVGAVVTAAVILDPEKPIPGLADSKKLTEKRREALYEQIIERAASWSLGRCEADEIDRLNIFHATMVAMERAVAGLHIPPEYVLVDGNRCPNWHWPSEPVIKGDSRVEAISAASILAKVTRDREMATLHETYPHYGFASHKGYPTPVHLEALGRLGATTQHRRSFRPVQEAIEAVGMISTGSADELLYPSDLFENID; encoded by the coding sequence ATGAGCAAAAGACCGCTACCACCCTTTGAGTGCCGTTATCAGGGCCGGCTGCTGGCCGGCGTGGACGAGGTCGGCCGCGGGCCGCTGGTAGGCGCCGTGGTCACAGCGGCCGTGATACTGGATCCGGAAAAGCCGATACCGGGCCTGGCGGACTCGAAAAAGCTGACAGAAAAACGCCGTGAGGCCCTGTACGAACAGATCATCGAACGCGCCGCTTCCTGGAGCCTTGGCCGCTGTGAAGCCGACGAGATCGACCGCCTGAACATCTTCCATGCCACCATGGTGGCGATGGAGCGGGCGGTAGCCGGGCTTCATATCCCCCCCGAATACGTGCTGGTGGACGGCAACCGCTGCCCGAACTGGCATTGGCCATCGGAGCCGGTGATAAAGGGCGACAGCCGGGTGGAAGCCATCAGCGCGGCCTCAATACTCGCCAAGGTAACCCGAGACCGGGAGATGGCAACACTTCACGAAACTTATCCCCACTACGGATTTGCCAGCCACAAGGGCTATCCCACGCCAGTGCACCTGGAAGCACTCGGCAGGCTGGGGGCCACTACCCAGCACCGGCGTTCATTCAGGCCGGTTCAGGAAGCCATAGAGGCGGTCGGCATGATCAGCACGGGTTCCGCCGACGAACTGTTGTATCCTTCCGATCTCTTTGAAAATATCGATTGA
- a CDS encoding CLCA_X family protein, translating to MAGQSPVSFVTVRRQFEFRSIEVGRWVTPQERDRAAGRFYQALCDLMTILRGPETLISLRSTLGLQYGIGGRPGVAAHYIPATRQLALAKNAGAGSLAHEWFHAFDHYMGNKAFRKLEKHGFASSAWLSSANQKDHPLNERLGICFQAILLNEDGTAPSPLFRASQKADAGLKVLYYARPEELCARAFEAFVEDCEPRNSFLVRGTVYSDEAKAGLYPESAQRQRINDAFRHYFEALGAALFREQAKAG from the coding sequence ATGGCAGGGCAAAGCCCGGTTTCGTTTGTCACGGTAAGGCGCCAGTTCGAGTTCCGCAGCATCGAAGTTGGTCGCTGGGTAACGCCGCAGGAACGGGACAGGGCAGCAGGCCGGTTTTACCAGGCTCTGTGTGACCTGATGACCATCCTGCGGGGCCCGGAAACCCTGATTTCACTGCGCAGTACCCTGGGCCTGCAATACGGCATTGGCGGCCGGCCGGGGGTAGCGGCCCACTATATCCCCGCAACCCGACAACTGGCCCTGGCCAAGAACGCGGGCGCGGGCAGCCTCGCCCACGAGTGGTTCCACGCCTTTGATCATTACATGGGGAACAAGGCGTTCCGCAAACTGGAGAAGCACGGATTCGCCTCCAGCGCCTGGCTGAGCAGTGCAAACCAGAAAGACCACCCGTTGAATGAACGCTTGGGTATCTGCTTTCAGGCCATCCTCCTGAACGAAGACGGCACCGCACCCAGCCCACTGTTCCGCGCTTCACAGAAGGCGGATGCAGGGCTGAAAGTCCTTTACTACGCCAGGCCGGAAGAGCTTTGTGCCCGTGCCTTTGAAGCTTTTGTGGAAGACTGCGAGCCCCGAAACAGCTTCCTGGTGCGGGGGACGGTGTATTCCGACGAGGCAAAAGCGGGCCTGTATCCGGAATCTGCCCAGCGACAGCGGATCAACGATGCTTTCCGGCACTATTTTGAAGCACTGGGCGCCGCGCTGTTTCGGGAACAGGCCAAAGCCGGCTAA